The following coding sequences lie in one Panicum virgatum strain AP13 chromosome 6N, P.virgatum_v5, whole genome shotgun sequence genomic window:
- the LOC120679316 gene encoding vesicle-associated protein 4-1-like: protein MPLWGTASGSPAADGEIARAPPGSSGGGGVKVIRSLLPTRRRLRLDPSAKLYFPYEPGKQVRSAVRIKNISKSHVAFKFQTTAPKSCFMRPPGGILAPGESIIATVFKFVEHPENNEKPLDQKCKVKFKIVSLKVKGPMEYVPELFDEQKDQIAVEQILRVVFLDAERPSPQMDKLKRQLAEAEAALEARKKPPEDNGPRIVGEGLVIDEWKERRERYLARQQIEGVDSV, encoded by the exons ATGCCGCTCTGGGGGACCGCGTCCGggtcgccggccgccgacggcgagatcgcccgcgcgccgcccgggtccagcggcggcggcggcgtcaaggTGATCCGGTCGCTGCTCCCcacccggcgccgcctccggctcgACCCGTCCGCCAAGCTCTACTTCCCAT ATGAACCCGGGAAGCAAGTCCGGAGCGCGGTCAGGATCAAGAACATCAGCAAGTCCCATGTGGCCTTCAAG TTCCAAACGACAGCACCAAAGAGTTGCTTCATGAGGCCTCCCGGCGGCATACTCGCTCCAGGGGAAAGCATCATAGCAACAG TGTTCAAATTTGTGGAGCATCCGGAGAACAATGAGAAGCCGCTAGACCAGAAGTGCAAGGTTAAGTTCAAGATTGTCAGCTTGAAAGTCAAAGGACCTATGGAGTATGTGCCTGAATTG TTTGATGAGCAAAAGGACCAGATTGCAGTAGAACAAATTTTGCGGGTAGTATTCTTGGATGCTGAGCGTCCGAGCCCA CAAATGGACAAGCTAAAGCGCCAGCTTGCTGAAGCAGAAGCCGCACTTGAGGCACGCAAGAAACCTCCAGAGGACAATGGTCCCCGCATTGTTGGCGAAGGCCTTGTGATTGACGAATGG AAGGAACGAAGAGAGAGATACCTTGCTCGTCAGCAGATCGAAGGTGTTGATTCAGTGTAG